One genomic window of Arachis hypogaea cultivar Tifrunner chromosome 8, arahy.Tifrunner.gnm2.J5K5, whole genome shotgun sequence includes the following:
- the LOC112705782 gene encoding allene oxide synthase, producing MEVKFTSLSSKAISPAPLKALSSEAESLSFPSSEPKKQQQQLPLRIIPGDYGLPSFGAIKDRLEYFYSDGGRNEFFRSRQQKYKSTIFRANMPPGPFVASDPKVIVLLDGKSFPVLFDLTKVEKKDLFTGTYMPSTNLTGGYRILSYLDPSEPKHEKLKHLIFFLLKSRSNNIIPQFHSNYTDLFDSLDRELSKNGKASFSGNDQTAFTFLCRAFYGTDPKDTSLGSDGPSLVQKWVLFNLSPELSLGLPKFIEDPILHTFRLPSIFVKSDYKRLYDFFYGSAGFVLEEAERQGISRDEACHNILFATCFNTFGGVKIFFPALMKWIGGPGNKELHSRLAQEIRSAVKSNGGEVTIATMEEMLLMKSVVYETFRIDPPVPLQYAKAKQDMVIENHENSFQVKKGEMLFGFQPFATKDPKIFERAEEFVGDRFLGEEGEKLLKYVLWSNGPETESPSVRNKQCPGKDFVVLVSRLLVVEMFLRYDSFEVEATKSALGYDVNFISLAKATS from the coding sequence ATGGAAGTGAAATTCACTTCATTATCCTCAAAGGCAATCTCGCCAGCTCCACTGAAAGCACTATCATCAGAAGCTGAATCGCTTTCATTTCCATCATCGGAACCCAAaaagcagcagcagcagcttcCTCTTCGTATAATTCCCGGTGACTACGGCCTCCCATCCTTCGGAGCAATCAAGGACCGCCTTGAGTACTTCTACAGCGACGGCGGCCGTAACGAGTTCTTCAGGTCCCGCCAACAAAAGTACAAATCCACCATCTTCCGCGCCAACATGCCACCTGGCCCCTTCGTCGCCTCCGATCCAAAGGTCATCGTCCTCCTCGACGGAAAAAGCTTCCCTGTTCTCTTCGACCTTACCAAAGTAGAGAAGAAGGACCTCTTCACCGGAACTTACATGCCCTCCACCAATCTCACTGGAGGCTACCGCATCCTCTCCTACCTCGACCCTTCCGAACCAAAGCACGAGAAGCTCAAGCACctcatcttcttcctcctcaaGTCCAGAAGCAACAACATCATCCCTCAGTTCCATTCAAACTACACTGATCTCTTTGATTCCCTGGACAGAGAACTTTCCAAGAACGGCAAAGCAAGTTTCTCCGGCAACGACCAAACGGCGTTTACGTTTCTTTGCCGCGCTTTTTACGGCACCGATCCCAAAGACACGAGCCTCGGAAGCGACGGTCCCAGCCTGGTGCAGAAATGGGTGCTGTTCAATCTCAGCCCAGAGCTTTCCCTTGGCCTCCCCAAGTTCATCGAAGATCCCATTCTTCACACGTTCCGTCTTCCCTCCATCTTCGTCAAGAGCGATTACAAGAGGCTCTATGATTTCTTCTACGGCAGCGCGGGCTTCGTCCTCGAAGAAGCCGAGCGCCAAGGCATCTCTAGGGACGAAGCGTGCCATAACATCTTATTCGCCACCTGCTTTAACACCTTCGGAGGTGTGAAGATCTTCTTCCCGGCGTTGATGAAATGGATCGGTGGCCCCGGGAACAAAGAGCTCCATTCCCGGCTGGCTCAGGAGATAAGATCAGCCGTGAAATCCAACGGCGGAGAGGTAACGATAGCGACAATGGAAGAAATGCTGTTGATGAAGTCAGTGGTGTACGAGACTTTCCGCATCGACCCTCCCGTGCCGCTTCAGTACGCGAAGGCAAAGCAAGACATGGTTATAGAGAACCATGAAAACTCTTTCCAAGTGAAGAAAGGGGAAATGCTGTTCGGGTTTCAACCGTTTGCGACGAAGGATCCAAAGATATTTGAGAGAGCAGAGGAGTTCGTTGGGGATAGGTTCTTGGGTGAAGAAGGTGAGAAGCTTCTGAAGTATGTTTTGTGGTCGAATGGGCCTGAGACGGAGTCTCCGAGTGTTAGGAACAAGCAGTGTCCCGGTAAAGACTTTGTGGTGTTGGTTTCCAGGCTTCTTGTGGTCGAGATGTTTCTCCGTTATGATTCCTTTGAGGTTGAAGCCACAAAGTCAGCACTCGGTTATGATGTTAACTT